From the Streptomyces pluripotens genome, one window contains:
- a CDS encoding LacI family DNA-binding transcriptional regulator has translation MGHPFPIREIARQAGLSEATVDRVLNGRGGVRESTAREVHRAIADLDRQRTQVRLVGRTFMVDIVVQAPERFSTAVRAALEAELPALHPAVVRSRFHFSEGGPVREQVRTLDRIARRGSQGVVLKAPDVPEVTAAVGRLTAAGIPVVTLVTDLPASARLAYVGIDNRAAGATAAYLTGQWLGDRPGNVLTSLSSGFFRNEEEREMGFRGVMRARQPERTLVEIAEGQGLDTTQYDLVRAALERDPEIRAVYCIGGGNDATLRAFAALGRECVVFIAHDLDQDNTRLLRAHRLSAVLHHDLRRDMREACHLVMRAHGALPPAGPVPPSVIQVVTPYNMPAWAAR, from the coding sequence ATGGGCCATCCGTTCCCCATCCGGGAAATCGCACGTCAGGCAGGACTCAGCGAAGCCACTGTGGACCGCGTGCTGAACGGCAGGGGAGGAGTGCGGGAGAGCACCGCGCGGGAGGTGCACCGGGCCATCGCGGACCTCGATCGGCAGCGCACCCAGGTCCGGCTGGTCGGCCGTACCTTCATGGTCGACATCGTGGTGCAGGCGCCCGAGCGGTTCAGCACCGCCGTACGCGCCGCGCTGGAGGCTGAACTGCCCGCGCTGCACCCGGCGGTGGTCCGCTCGCGGTTCCACTTCAGCGAGGGCGGACCGGTCCGGGAACAGGTCAGGACCTTGGACCGGATCGCCCGGCGCGGCTCGCAGGGGGTGGTCCTCAAAGCGCCGGACGTTCCGGAGGTCACCGCGGCCGTCGGCCGGCTCACCGCCGCCGGTATTCCGGTCGTCACCCTCGTCACCGACCTGCCCGCCAGTGCGCGGCTGGCCTATGTCGGCATCGACAACCGGGCCGCCGGCGCCACTGCCGCCTACCTGACGGGTCAGTGGCTGGGAGACCGGCCCGGCAACGTCCTCACCAGCCTCAGCAGTGGCTTCTTCCGCAACGAGGAGGAGCGCGAGATGGGCTTCCGCGGTGTCATGCGGGCCCGGCAGCCGGAACGGACGCTCGTGGAGATCGCGGAGGGGCAGGGTCTGGACACCACGCAGTACGATCTCGTCCGTGCCGCCCTGGAACGCGACCCGGAGATCCGGGCCGTGTACTGCATCGGCGGCGGCAACGACGCCACCCTGCGGGCTTTTGCCGCCCTCGGCCGCGAGTGCGTGGTGTTCATCGCCCACGATCTCGACCAGGACAACACGCGCCTGTTGCGCGCGCACCGGTTGTCCGCAGTGCTCCACCACGACCTGCGCCGGGACATGAGGGAGGCCTGCCACCTCGTGATGCGCGCGCACGGTGCGCTGCCCCCGGCCGGGCCGGTACCGCCGTCCGTGATCCAGGTCGTCACGCCGTACAACATGCCCGCGTGGGCGGCCCGGTGA
- a CDS encoding poly-gamma-glutamate hydrolase family protein, with protein MTRTEQVEIDGVPLVATLRQGGGIGLLALHGSNEGGTGELADLIARRTGATSLVFTQPDVQRPVHLPSRRMAAEHCVLLRRFLDRVSLTVSLHGHMRPHAPRTVFLGGRNRAAALVLARELGELAPRFQAVTDLAAIPVALRGVHPRNPVNLTRLGGVQVELPLSARTTGSADVPPQPVADALVAGVLRLAQTSSMSAQEPL; from the coding sequence GTGACCCGCACCGAGCAGGTGGAGATCGACGGCGTGCCGCTGGTCGCGACGCTCCGGCAGGGCGGCGGGATCGGGCTGCTGGCACTGCACGGGAGCAATGAGGGGGGTACGGGCGAGCTGGCTGACCTCATCGCCCGGCGCACCGGCGCCACCAGTCTGGTCTTCACCCAGCCGGACGTCCAGCGGCCCGTGCACCTGCCGTCCCGGCGCATGGCCGCGGAGCACTGCGTGCTCCTGCGCCGGTTCCTGGACCGGGTGTCACTCACGGTCTCCTTGCACGGACACATGCGCCCGCACGCGCCGCGCACCGTCTTCCTGGGCGGCCGCAACCGCGCGGCGGCGCTCGTTCTCGCCCGGGAGCTGGGCGAACTCGCGCCCCGCTTCCAGGCGGTAACGGACCTGGCGGCGATCCCGGTCGCCCTGCGCGGTGTGCACCCCCGAAATCCGGTCAACCTGACCCGCCTGGGCGGTGTCCAGGTGGAGCTGCCGCTGTCGGCCAGGACCACGGGGTCGGCCGACGTGCCCCCGCAACCGGTGGCCGACGCCCTTGTCGCCGGGGTCCTGCGGCTGGCTCAGACGTCCTCGATGTCCGCCCAGGAGCCGCTCTGA
- a CDS encoding Gfo/Idh/MocA family protein, whose amino-acid sequence MVDALGVAVVGFGWMGRVHTQAYARLPHHYPRLPLRPHLVTVAEEVPGRADEAATQFGFAGATRDWREVAADPRVRAVSITAPNFLHRDIGMAMAGAGKHIWIEKPVGLSVDDARAVADAVTRAGVQGAVGFNYRNAPAVEAARDLIASGGIGTVTHVRIRLFSDYAAHPDGALTWRYERERGGSGVLGDLASHGADLARFLLGDIVSLTADTAIFLPERARPAGATAGHTLAAGGEPGRVENEDYAGCLLRFASGARGVLEACRVSVGEQNNYGFEVHGTRGAVFWDFRRMNELAISRGTTYQDQPVSTVYVGPGAGEFAAFQPGAANAMGYDDLKVIEAYRFVRSIAEGTPCGTTLTDAVRSAAVVDAMARSTQSGSWADIEDV is encoded by the coding sequence ATGGTGGATGCGCTCGGTGTCGCCGTCGTCGGGTTCGGCTGGATGGGCCGAGTGCACACCCAGGCGTACGCCCGGCTGCCGCACCATTACCCCCGGCTCCCGCTGCGCCCCCACCTGGTGACCGTGGCCGAGGAGGTGCCGGGCCGCGCCGACGAGGCCGCCACGCAGTTCGGGTTCGCCGGCGCCACCCGCGACTGGCGCGAGGTGGCGGCTGACCCACGGGTACGGGCCGTCAGCATCACCGCGCCGAACTTCCTGCACCGGGACATCGGGATGGCGATGGCCGGGGCCGGCAAGCACATCTGGATCGAGAAGCCGGTGGGGCTGTCCGTCGACGACGCCCGCGCGGTCGCGGACGCGGTCACGAGGGCCGGCGTACAGGGAGCGGTCGGTTTCAACTACCGCAATGCGCCGGCCGTCGAGGCGGCCCGCGACCTGATCGCCTCCGGCGGGATCGGCACGGTCACGCACGTCCGCATCCGTCTGTTCAGCGACTACGCGGCCCATCCGGACGGTGCGCTGACCTGGCGGTACGAGCGGGAGCGCGGGGGCAGCGGAGTACTGGGCGACCTGGCCTCGCACGGCGCCGACCTCGCCCGCTTCCTGCTCGGCGACATCGTCTCCCTGACCGCCGACACCGCGATCTTCCTCCCGGAACGGGCCCGCCCGGCCGGGGCCACCGCGGGCCACACCCTCGCCGCCGGCGGCGAGCCGGGCCGGGTGGAGAACGAGGACTACGCAGGCTGCCTGCTGCGCTTCGCCTCGGGCGCCCGCGGGGTCCTGGAGGCGTGCCGGGTCTCGGTCGGCGAGCAGAACAACTACGGCTTCGAGGTGCACGGCACCAGGGGCGCGGTGTTCTGGGACTTCCGCCGGATGAACGAGTTGGCGATCAGCCGGGGTACCACCTACCAGGACCAGCCGGTCAGCACCGTGTACGTCGGTCCGGGCGCCGGGGAGTTCGCCGCCTTCCAGCCGGGCGCGGCCAACGCGATGGGCTACGACGACCTGAAGGTGATCGAGGCGTACCGCTTCGTGCGGTCCATCGCCGAGGGCACCCCGTGCGGGACCACGCTGACCGACGCGGTGCGCAGCGCGGCCGTGGTGGACGCGATGGCGCGGTCCACTCAGAGCGGCTCCTGGGCGGACATCGAGGACGTCTGA
- a CDS encoding LacI family DNA-binding transcriptional regulator yields MRPPTIRDVAERAGVSKSLVSLVLRGSGPVRPEKRDAVLRAARELGYRPNAAARSLSEQRTRTIGVLLDDLRNPWFVELLDGLNSLLHAAGLHMLLADARLNRRMGHDLAAPFQELGVDGLVVVGTVPDAGGLDALARRMPVVVAGAREPSPAGVDVVAGDDERGAWLATEHLLGLGHRRIAHLAGHGAVGELRRHGYELAMRAHGAEPLVERGDLTEEGGYRGTVRLLGRADRPTALFAVNDMASVGALSAAEELGLRVPRDLSLVGYDNTSIARLRHLWMTTVDTAPYEVGRRAARRLLDRFERPDEEGRVHLAVPTLEIRGTTAPPGDALRG; encoded by the coding sequence ATGAGACCACCGACGATCCGTGACGTGGCCGAACGGGCCGGGGTGTCGAAGTCGCTGGTCTCGCTGGTACTGCGCGGCTCCGGCCCAGTGCGTCCCGAGAAGCGGGACGCGGTGCTGCGGGCCGCACGCGAACTGGGCTACCGCCCCAACGCGGCTGCCCGCAGCCTCAGTGAGCAGCGCACCCGCACGATCGGCGTGCTCCTGGACGACCTGCGCAACCCCTGGTTCGTCGAACTGCTCGACGGACTCAACTCCCTGCTCCACGCGGCCGGCCTGCACATGCTCCTCGCCGATGCCCGCCTGAACCGGCGGATGGGCCACGACCTCGCCGCCCCCTTCCAGGAGCTCGGCGTCGACGGGCTGGTGGTGGTCGGCACGGTGCCGGACGCCGGCGGGCTGGACGCTCTCGCGCGCCGGATGCCGGTGGTGGTGGCCGGTGCCCGCGAGCCCTCCCCGGCCGGCGTGGACGTCGTCGCCGGGGACGACGAGCGGGGCGCCTGGCTCGCCACCGAGCACCTGCTGGGGCTCGGGCACCGCCGGATCGCGCATCTCGCGGGCCACGGTGCCGTCGGCGAGCTGCGTCGACACGGCTACGAGTTGGCCATGCGGGCCCACGGCGCCGAACCGCTCGTGGAGCGCGGCGACCTGACCGAAGAGGGCGGCTACCGGGGAACCGTACGCCTGCTCGGCCGGGCCGACCGGCCGACGGCGCTCTTCGCCGTCAACGACATGGCCTCGGTCGGTGCGCTCTCGGCGGCCGAGGAACTGGGCCTGCGGGTGCCGCGCGACCTGTCGTTGGTCGGCTACGACAACACCAGCATCGCCAGGCTGCGGCACCTCTGGATGACCACCGTGGACACCGCCCCGTACGAGGTGGGTCGGCGTGCCGCACGCCGTCTGCTGGACCGGTTCGAACGGCCGGACGAGGAGGGGCGCGTCCACCTCGCCGTACCGACGCTGGAGATCAGGGGGACGACGGCGCCTCCCGGGGACGCCCTCAGAGGTTGA
- a CDS encoding cupin domain-containing protein, producing MTHSFTLHIPDADLEPEPLAPGQIVSGEPEVTGKVVWESADGRQIRGIWQITPGVVTDTEADELFVVISGSATIEVEDGPTLTVGPGDMAVLRAGDRTTWTVHETLRKAYAINL from the coding sequence ATGACGCACAGCTTCACGCTCCACATCCCCGACGCCGACCTTGAGCCCGAGCCCCTCGCCCCGGGGCAGATCGTCTCCGGCGAGCCGGAGGTGACCGGGAAGGTGGTCTGGGAGTCTGCCGACGGCCGCCAGATCCGCGGGATCTGGCAGATCACTCCGGGCGTGGTCACCGACACGGAGGCGGACGAGCTGTTCGTGGTGATCAGCGGCTCGGCGACGATCGAGGTCGAGGACGGGCCGACGCTGACCGTGGGCCCCGGGGACATGGCGGTGCTGCGGGCGGGCGACCGCACGACCTGGACCGTCCACGAGACACTGCGCAAGGCGTACGCGATCAACCTCTGA
- a CDS encoding serine hydrolase domain-containing protein has product MTRSTGRTCSRVIALCTAASLLSTVSGAVTAAAVPRHRPPCARTEGRPRGAAAEVLGIVREARRELDLKAALVRVTVDGRELVTGAAGESMAGVPVTPAMHFRIGSVAIAYLGTILLQLVDEQRVGLDDPVSHWLPGLPHGDEITLRMLGDSTSGLHDYVTDPEFVKKLYADPFRQWTPRELVGISTSHPLWYEPGTNWSYSHANFVLLGRALEKITGTPLDRLVRARVLDRLKLTQTRNGVTPQIPHPVLHAYDDERGPYEESTYWNPSWTTAPGAVLTGDICDLARSAQGIGSGELLSRRSYRVQLNPGTVGLGTPTATCPATVCLPQTRAFHFGIGVIVRNDWVLQNPSFAGYAAVQAYLPAERLAIAVSTTTGPGAPDSNTAQTIAERIAAALAPKHPLGG; this is encoded by the coding sequence ATGACCCGTAGTACCGGTAGGACCTGCAGCCGTGTCATCGCCCTGTGCACCGCCGCCTCCCTGCTCAGCACGGTCTCGGGGGCGGTGACGGCCGCAGCCGTCCCCCGTCACCGGCCGCCCTGCGCGCGTACCGAGGGCCGGCCGCGGGGTGCCGCGGCCGAGGTGCTCGGCATCGTCCGGGAGGCCCGGCGGGAGCTGGACCTCAAGGCGGCACTGGTCCGGGTCACGGTCGACGGTCGGGAACTCGTCACCGGGGCGGCGGGGGAGTCGATGGCGGGTGTTCCGGTGACCCCGGCCATGCACTTCCGCATCGGCTCGGTCGCCATCGCCTACCTCGGCACGATCCTCCTGCAACTCGTCGACGAGCAGCGGGTCGGCCTCGACGACCCGGTCTCCCACTGGCTGCCCGGTCTTCCGCATGGCGACGAGATCACCCTGCGCATGCTCGGCGACTCGACCTCCGGCCTGCACGACTACGTCACCGATCCGGAGTTCGTGAAGAAGCTGTACGCCGACCCGTTCCGGCAGTGGACGCCGCGCGAACTCGTCGGCATCTCCACGAGCCACCCCTTGTGGTACGAACCCGGCACCAACTGGAGCTACTCGCACGCCAACTTCGTACTCCTCGGCCGTGCCCTGGAGAAGATCACCGGCACGCCGCTCGACCGCCTGGTACGCGCCCGCGTCCTGGACCGGCTGAAGCTGACCCAGACCCGCAACGGCGTCACCCCGCAGATCCCGCACCCCGTCCTGCACGCGTACGACGACGAACGCGGCCCGTACGAGGAGTCCACCTACTGGAACCCTTCGTGGACCACCGCTCCCGGGGCGGTGCTCACCGGCGACATCTGCGATCTGGCCCGTTCGGCCCAGGGCATCGGGTCGGGTGAGTTGCTCTCCCGACGCTCCTATCGGGTGCAGCTGAACCCCGGCACCGTCGGCCTCGGCACTCCGACCGCCACCTGCCCGGCCACCGTCTGCCTGCCGCAGACCCGGGCTTTCCACTTCGGGATCGGGGTCATCGTCAGGAACGACTGGGTCCTGCAGAACCCGTCCTTCGCCGGGTACGCGGCGGTGCAGGCCTACCTGCCGGCCGAGCGGCTGGCCATCGCCGTGTCCACGACCACCGGTCCCGGGGCGCCCGACAGCAACACCGCTCAGACGATCGCGGAACGGATCGCGGCCGCCCTGGCACCGAAGCATCCGCTCGGCGGCTGA
- a CDS encoding ISL3 family transposase, whose translation MSLGTVCVRAAGVERTVVEEVYVHPVEPVKVVSVRPDRRWQRRPRCGVCRERAPLYDRGHRRRWRSLDDGLLRVYFEADLPRVACPEHGVVIAAVPWARHGAGHTIPFDETVAWFAPGASKKLIAVLLRINWHTVGSILARVMAERDGQDGDRLTAVRRIGIDEVSFAKGQKYLTVVVDHDTGRLLYVVEGRSKKTVHGFFDLLGADRSRALTHVSADGAEWIAAVVGERAPNAALCLDPFHVVKWAQDALDEVRRQVWNDARRAGMKTLAGQLKDARYALWKKPEDLTERQHAKLSLIQTVNKPLYRAYLLKEQLRKVFAPGGPERARLLDAWLAWACRSRLKPFVKLARTLRDRRADIANALAHRLTNARVEAMNTKIRLIIRRAYGFRSVEALRAMILLCLAGYTRPLPGRT comes from the coding sequence GTGTCACTGGGCACCGTATGTGTTCGGGCAGCCGGGGTCGAGCGGACGGTGGTCGAGGAGGTGTATGTTCACCCGGTCGAACCCGTGAAGGTCGTCTCGGTGCGGCCGGACCGGCGGTGGCAGCGCAGGCCGAGATGCGGAGTGTGCCGGGAGCGGGCGCCGTTGTATGACCGGGGGCACCGGCGGCGCTGGCGGTCGCTGGACGACGGGCTGCTGCGGGTCTACTTCGAGGCCGACCTGCCCAGGGTGGCCTGTCCGGAGCATGGTGTGGTGATAGCGGCCGTCCCGTGGGCCAGGCACGGCGCCGGGCACACAATCCCCTTCGACGAGACGGTGGCCTGGTTCGCGCCGGGCGCGTCGAAGAAACTGATCGCGGTGCTGTTGCGCATCAACTGGCACACCGTCGGCTCGATCCTGGCGCGGGTGATGGCGGAGCGGGACGGGCAGGACGGCGACCGGCTGACCGCAGTGAGACGGATCGGCATCGACGAAGTGTCGTTCGCCAAGGGGCAGAAGTACCTGACCGTCGTGGTCGACCACGACACCGGCCGGCTGCTGTATGTGGTCGAGGGACGCTCGAAGAAGACGGTCCACGGCTTCTTCGACCTGCTCGGCGCCGATCGCTCGCGGGCGCTGACCCATGTCTCGGCGGACGGGGCCGAGTGGATCGCCGCCGTGGTCGGTGAGCGGGCCCCGAACGCGGCACTGTGCCTCGACCCGTTCCACGTCGTGAAGTGGGCCCAGGACGCGCTGGACGAGGTGCGCCGCCAGGTGTGGAACGACGCCCGCAGGGCGGGGATGAAGACGCTGGCCGGTCAGCTCAAGGACGCGCGCTACGCGTTGTGGAAGAAGCCGGAGGATCTCACCGAGCGGCAGCACGCGAAGCTGTCGCTGATCCAAACCGTCAACAAGCCGCTGTACCGTGCCTACCTGCTCAAGGAGCAGCTGCGGAAGGTGTTCGCGCCGGGCGGCCCGGAGCGGGCGCGGTTGCTGGACGCCTGGCTGGCCTGGGCCTGCCGCAGCAGACTCAAGCCGTTCGTCAAGCTCGCCCGCACCCTCCGCGACCGACGGGCCGACATCGCCAACGCCCTGGCCCATCGGCTGACCAACGCCCGCGTGGAGGCCATGAACACGAAGATCCGCCTGATCATTCGACGCGCCTACGGCTTCCGCAGCGTCGAAGCCCTACGCGCCATGATCCTGCTCTGCCTCGCCGGTTACACCCGACCACTCCCCGGACGCACCTGA
- a CDS encoding aldehyde dehydrogenase family protein, whose amino-acid sequence MAAAGPADADAAVAAAWNAFHAWSRTTYDEKRRILLRAADLLGQRAAGSGQRAAGSGQPSITTLWPLRSVPCAHGPR is encoded by the coding sequence CTGGCAGCCGCCGGACCGGCCGATGCCGATGCTGCCGTAGCCGCCGCATGGAACGCTTTCCATGCATGGTCACGGACGACGTACGACGAAAAGCGCCGCATCCTCCTGCGCGCCGCGGACCTGCTCGGGCAGCGGGCAGCGGGCAGCGGGCAGCGGGCAGCGGGCAGCGGGCAGCCGAGCATTACGACGCTCTGGCCCTTGAGATCGGTGCCGTGCGCCCATGGGCCGAGATGA
- a CDS encoding TlpA family protein disulfide reductase, with the protein MNTVKAAGLVLALLMASGCAGPELDDGQAPRLQETFAPADRQKMPDLTGTAIDGRPIAVHDYRGNVLVVNAWASWCGPCRAEARDFSAVNTTLHTRGVRVMGVDTDASGAAGAAFAREHHVTYRSLHDPRTAQLLRIPKRLVSPQGYPYTFIVDRQGRIAAARMGQISRAELTALVEPLL; encoded by the coding sequence ATGAACACCGTAAAAGCTGCCGGCCTCGTCCTGGCCCTGCTGATGGCATCAGGTTGCGCGGGGCCCGAACTGGACGATGGCCAAGCACCCCGCTTACAGGAGACGTTCGCTCCGGCCGACCGCCAGAAAATGCCCGACCTGACGGGGACCGCGATCGACGGTCGCCCGATCGCCGTACACGACTACCGAGGCAACGTGCTCGTCGTGAACGCGTGGGCGTCCTGGTGCGGCCCCTGCCGCGCCGAAGCTCGTGACTTCTCCGCCGTGAACACCACCCTCCACACGCGCGGCGTACGAGTCATGGGCGTCGACACCGATGCGTCGGGGGCAGCCGGGGCAGCCTTCGCCCGCGAGCATCACGTCACCTACCGCAGCCTCCACGACCCGAGGACCGCCCAGCTCCTGCGCATCCCCAAGCGCCTGGTCAGCCCGCAGGGCTACCCCTACACCTTCATCGTCGACCGGCAGGGCCGGATCGCGGCTGCCCGGATGGGCCAGATCAGCCGGGCAGAACTGACCGCTCTGGTCGAGCCGCTGCTCTGA
- a CDS encoding RICIN domain-containing protein: protein MCLSTGGSTKQNAQLTVGKCSSDKSQRWTLHRIYKNDSLFTITNDKSGKCLNVDKKSRIVQYTCHSTWKAQRWGLGGSLIWSKAHNGKVIASNSTKAGSHPYLEKAGSSNPARGRQEWGLS, encoded by the coding sequence ATATGCCTCTCCACGGGAGGCAGCACGAAGCAGAACGCTCAGCTCACCGTCGGCAAGTGTTCCAGCGACAAGTCGCAGCGCTGGACCCTCCACCGGATCTACAAGAACGACTCGCTGTTCACCATCACGAACGACAAGTCGGGAAAGTGCCTGAACGTCGACAAGAAGAGCCGGATCGTCCAGTACACCTGCCACTCCACCTGGAAGGCGCAGCGCTGGGGACTGGGCGGCTCCCTCATCTGGAGTAAAGCCCACAACGGCAAGGTCATCGCATCGAACTCGACGAAGGCCGGCTCCCACCCCTACCTGGAGAAGGCCGGGAGCTCCAACCCGGCTCGTGGGCGCCAGGAGTGGGGCCTGTCCTGA
- a CDS encoding DUF3515 family protein: MKLSRRLALGVVAGIVVLAVGGGVTAQLLDDPARGLTAAAHAGDAHCRELTGKAPGQLAGKERRSVGLDGVVVWGDQDVILRCGVASPTATADPCFEANGVDWVLDERQSTPDRKVIVTFGRMPATQVAIRVQGVRTDEAILELSPLVEGIRRTGRCLDTQ; encoded by the coding sequence ATGAAGCTCTCACGCCGCCTCGCCCTTGGTGTCGTCGCAGGCATCGTGGTCCTAGCCGTGGGTGGCGGGGTGACGGCTCAGCTGCTGGACGATCCGGCACGGGGCCTGACGGCTGCCGCGCATGCGGGAGACGCGCACTGCCGGGAACTGACCGGGAAGGCGCCTGGACAGCTGGCGGGCAAGGAACGCCGGTCCGTCGGACTCGACGGCGTAGTGGTGTGGGGCGACCAGGATGTGATCCTGCGCTGCGGTGTCGCGAGCCCGACGGCGACGGCGGACCCGTGTTTCGAGGCGAACGGGGTCGACTGGGTGCTCGACGAGCGGCAGTCGACCCCGGATCGCAAGGTCATCGTGACGTTCGGTCGAATGCCGGCCACGCAAGTCGCCATCCGCGTACAGGGGGTGCGGACGGATGAAGCGATCCTGGAACTGTCTCCTCTAGTGGAGGGAATCCGAAGGACCGGCCGGTGCTTGGATACCCAGTGA
- a CDS encoding response regulator transcription factor, translating into MTNWGGTTGTTCPYRRTGHSPEPGIRRLEALTDREREVLLLLGTGVGNRELSRELGIAERTVKAHISHIVAKLGQQTRTQVAIVSALAHNALCDEPSCSRHLAPIASRGQKPTIA; encoded by the coding sequence ATGACCAACTGGGGCGGCACGACAGGCACCACCTGCCCGTACCGGCGAACCGGCCACAGCCCGGAACCCGGCATCCGGCGGCTGGAAGCCCTGACGGATCGAGAAAGGGAGGTTCTCCTGCTGCTGGGAACAGGCGTCGGCAATCGTGAACTGTCGAGGGAATTGGGCATCGCCGAACGCACGGTGAAGGCACACATCTCACACATCGTGGCGAAGCTGGGGCAGCAGACGCGAACACAGGTCGCGATCGTCTCCGCCTTGGCCCACAACGCACTGTGCGACGAGCCGTCATGCTCCCGGCACCTCGCTCCGATCGCGAGCCGAGGGCAGAAGCCGACGATCGCGTAA
- a CDS encoding group II intron maturase-specific domain-containing protein, whose product MQRSGVNTELLGDLRDRPARLDHNAYSILTERTYRNTQNQSLAQLLTGLNRTLREWAHYFHHGSAKRSFDTVDHHTWHRVAIWIRRKHSIPSSQLKRFCDQGWRFADGEITFLGASSVVIERYRYRGARIPTPWTIDSAAGTG is encoded by the coding sequence GTGCAGCGTTCCGGAGTAAACACCGAGCTCCTCGGCGACCTCCGGGATCGACCAGCCCGTCTCGATCACAATGCGTACAGCATCCTCACGGAGCGGACCTACAGAAACACCCAGAACCAGAGTCTGGCCCAGCTCCTGACCGGGCTGAACCGGACCCTGAGAGAGTGGGCGCACTACTTCCACCACGGCTCGGCGAAGCGGTCCTTCGACACGGTCGACCACCACACGTGGCACCGTGTTGCGATCTGGATCCGCCGTAAACACAGCATCCCCAGCAGCCAGTTGAAGAGATTCTGTGATCAGGGGTGGCGGTTCGCCGACGGCGAGATCACGTTCCTCGGCGCATCCAGTGTCGTGATCGAACGCTATCGCTACCGCGGGGCACGTATCCCGACTCCGTGGACCATCGACTCGGCAGCCGGAACGGGCTGA
- a CDS encoding helix-turn-helix domain-containing protein, with translation MGVSVGPLREDAVRIVIETGWSIPEVAEELGVYSGTLHSWVSRWRRNGSASSDRPAPAASGGRLRDTERAESERLRREMSEKNKRISELEMERDVFKRCMALWVK, from the coding sequence CTGGGTGTTTCTGTAGGTCCGCTCCGTGAGGATGCTGTACGCATTGTGATCGAGACGGGCTGGTCGATCCCGGAGGTCGCCGAGGAGCTCGGTGTTTACTCCGGAACGCTGCACAGCTGGGTGTCGCGGTGGCGGCGCAACGGCTCGGCCTCCTCCGACCGGCCCGCGCCCGCTGCCTCGGGCGGCCGGCTGCGGGACACCGAGCGCGCCGAGTCGGAGCGGCTGCGGCGGGAGATGAGCGAGAAGAACAAGCGGATAAGCGAGCTGGAGATGGAACGTGATGTCTTCAAACGCTGCATGGCCTTGTGGGTGAAGTAG
- a CDS encoding IS3 family transposase encodes MISDCKAEQDTLHTLKCRALGVSESWFYRWRNQPVTAREVRRGKPADAIRKIFDESGGTYGSPKAWITLVRQGWKVSVNTVARLMAGREIRRRRG; translated from the coding sequence GTGATCAGCGACTGCAAGGCCGAGCAGGACACTCTGCACACCCTGAAGTGCCGTGCGCTGGGTGTGAGCGAGTCCTGGTTCTACAGGTGGCGCAACCAGCCCGTCACCGCTCGCGAGGTGCGGCGCGGGAAGCCGGCCGACGCGATCCGGAAGATCTTCGATGAGTCGGGCGGCACGTATGGCTCCCCGAAGGCATGGATCACGCTCGTGCGCCAGGGCTGGAAGGTGTCGGTGAACACTGTCGCCAGGCTCATGGCCGGACGCGAGATCCGAAGGCGCCGGGGCTGA